A region of Diospyros lotus cultivar Yz01 chromosome 3, ASM1463336v1, whole genome shotgun sequence DNA encodes the following proteins:
- the LOC127796943 gene encoding transcription factor RF2b-like, with protein sequence MEIEEPSNHGLNCNGNDNVNPIFGYHVSDFTSPAKTRTPQFPFPLGNSGAFASSLRRVHSDCGFPIADELSGHALDGLLTASLQEIGPEAENDLLSVFLDLQKLGKNEDESSAARLMDGGEPEKNSRCRRRSTTLVEGLGDVSEPRKAISSEKLAEIEAVDPKRVKRILANRQSAARSKERKARYLLELEKKLQSLQSEVTNLSAQLTIYQRDTTVLSTENAELKLRLKAMEQQAQMCDALNEALKQEVERLKLVAEDMKSTPREPFGLGARSVSYSPLASPSTLQPIYYSPLSPAAATQRTPLNFCPVVPALSPQRSPWPSLSSGHNFIPMNHQTSEQGDAIFQGLDVGNKGENIYCNGDVTPLC encoded by the exons ATGGAAATTGAAGAGCCGTCGAATCATGGTTTGAATTGTAATGGCAACGATAATGTGAATCCAATCTTTGGTTATCATGTCTCCGACTTTACATCGCCGGCGAAGACGAGAACGCCGCAATTCCCGTTTCCACTCGGAAATTCCGGCGCCTTCGCCTCCTCGCTCCGGAGGGTCCATTCCGACTGTGGTTTCCCGATCGCCGACGAGCTCTCCGGACACGCTCTCGACGGTCTCCTGACGGCGAGCCTCCAGGAAATAGGGCCGGAGGCGGAGAACGACCTCCTATCCGTATTTCTTGATCTCCAGAAGCTCGGAAAAAATGAGGACGAAAGCTCCGCCGCCCGTTTGATGGATGGCGGCGAGCCGGAGAAGAACTCAAGGTGTAGACGCCGGAGTACCACATTGGTGGAGGGCTTAGGCGACGTTAGCGAGCCGAGGAAAGCGATATCTTCGGAGAAGTTGGCCGAGATTGAAGCCGTAGATCCGAAGCGCGTCAAAAG GATTTTAGCAAATAGACAATCCGCTGCTCGctcaaaagaaaggaaagctcGCTACTTACTGGAACTTGAAAAAAAACTTCAATCCCTTCAATCTGAAGTAACAAATCTCTCTGCACAACTTACAATATACCAG AGGGACACGACCGTTTTGAGCACTGAAAATGCAGAGCTTAAGCTTCGGTTAAAAGCCATGGAACAACAGGCTCAGATGTGTGATG CTCTAAATGAAGCACTGAAGCAGGAAGTGGAGAGGCTGAAGCTTGTCGCTGAAGATATGAAAAGCACACCCAGAGAGCCATTTGGCTTGGGAGCCAGAAGTGTTTCTTACAGCCCATTGGCGTCCCCATCGACGCTGCAACCAATATATTACAGCCCCTTAAGCCCGGCTGCCGCCACCCAACGGACGCCATTGAACTTCTGCCCGGTGGTTCCCGCGCTGTCGCCGCAGCGTAGCCCCTGGCCGAGCCTATCGAGTGGCCATAACTTTATTCCGATGAACCATCAAACATCCGAGCAGGGTGATGCGATTTTCCAGGGGCTGGATGTGGGTAAcaaaggagaaaatatttactGTAACGGTGATGTCACACCATTATGCTAA
- the LOC127796529 gene encoding RING-H2 finger protein ATL74-like — translation MPMERQQQPHLRRLLRGADAGLQPPPVAAANATKTGTSLASTPTDTNFDSNMVIILAALLCALICALGLNSIVRCALRFTQRFELENPDGVGARLGSTGLKKDTLSQIPVVVYNSGVETPATECPICLGEFADGEQVRILPKCNHGFHVKCIDTWLVCHSSCPTCRQQLLELNHPSTLEERASRI, via the coding sequence ATGCCCATGGAAAGGCAGCAACAGCCCCATCTCCGCCGCCTCCTCCGGGGCGCCGACGCGGGTCTGCAGCCGCCGCCGGTGGCGGCGGCCAACGCAACCAAGACGGGCACTTCATTAGCCAGTACACCTACAGATACCAACTTTGATAGCAACATGGTGATAATATTGGCAGCTTTGCTCTGCGCATTGATATGCGCTCTGGGGTTAAACTCAATTGTGCGCTGTGCTCTGCGATTCACCCAGAGATTTGAGTTGGAGAACCCAGATGGCGTTGGCGCGAGACTGGGCTCGACCGGGCTGAAGAAGGACACCCTGAGCCAGATTCCGGTCGTGGTCTACAACTCCGGTGTGGAAACTCCGGCGACCGAGTGCCCGATTTGCCTGGGGGAATTTGCAGACGGAGAACAGGTAAGGATCTTGCCTAAATGCAACCATGGATTCCATGTCAAGTGCATAGATACATGGCTGGTTTGCCACTCTTCTTGTCCGACTTGTAGACAGCAGCTGCTTGAATTAAATCATCCTTCAACTTTAGAGGAGAGGGCTTCCAGAATTTAG
- the LOC127798045 gene encoding B3 domain-containing transcription repressor VAL1 isoform X1, with the protein MARICMNEACRATTTPEWKRGWGLNSGGFASLCYNCGSAFEKLVYCDTFHLEESGWRECRLCGKRVHCGCIASKYLLNYLDFGGIACINCANGLETCSVRPLQIPKDGVSNGFGPLTTNNLGEAQSSSFIENRTSGIVVDKGKLMQLSKTTNAKELIHFPLAQTNDTNASIGKVKRDETMFSMGKVSPAFPDPMQQPVRASVFAKPENSRPISVKDVYESLAQPSLSFSLNTPSDTSNSLPPALGGNVLDREQKKNPPLQQVQRMLNILPKHPKTGLSIGSEVNNGMVSQTRVARAPAEGRGRNQLLPRYWPRITDQELQQISGDLNSNIVPLFEKVLSASDAGRIGRLVLPKACAEMYFPSISQSDGLPIQIRDVKGKEWTFQFRFWPNNNSRMYVLEGVTPCIQNMQLQAGDTVTFSRIDPGGKLVMGFRKALHSIDMQDSQTSFVPNGAHSGETLPAGPNDNLTTKHGGGMEEESSHRPVLIQEKKRTRNIGCKSKRLLMHSEDAVELQLTWGEAQELFRPPPSAKPTIVVIEEHEFEEYDEPPVFGKRTFFTTQVSGEQEQWAQCDTCSKWRRLPVDVLLPPKWTCSENIWDLSRCSCSAPNEMNPKELESLLKVGKDFKRQRMSPKTAPEDELSGLDALATAAVLGDDAVNMGEPSAGATTRHPRHRPGCTCIVCIQPPSGKGRHKPTCICNVCMTVKRRFKTLMLRKKKRQSEREAEIAQGRDLAPPKDEYDTEMEGGLGHAPLYINQPEDESIQNRVPKNVAETGNGRLDLNCHPNREEEMPEIPLKLNERMNEGPCSLPEAAGESEGPSPDDESRLSTFTGENVNVLP; encoded by the exons ATGGCGAGGATTTGCATGAACGAAGCATGTCGGGCGACGACGACTCCTGAATGGAAGAGAGGTTGGGGCTTGAATTCCGGTGGATTCGCTAGTCTCTGCTACAACTGCGG GTCTGCATTTGAGAAGTTGGTGTACTGTGACACATTTCATTTGGAGGAATCTGGTTGGAGAGAATGCAGATTATGTGGAAAG CGCGTCCACTGTGGATGTATTGCTTCTAAGTATTTGCTCAATTACCTGGACTTTGGGGGCATAGCATGTATAAACTGTGCAAACGGTTTGGAGACTTGCTCAGTAAGACCTCTTCAG ATACCAAAAGATGGTGTTTCTAATGGATTTGGCCCATTGACAACAAACAACCTTGGAGAAGCTCAATCCTCCTCCTTCATTGAAAATAGAACGAGTGGTATTGTTGTTGATAAAGGGAAGCTTATGCAGTTGAGCAAAACTACGAATGCAAAAGAGCTCATCCACTTCCCTCTAGCTCAAACAAATGATACTAATGCATCTATTGGAAAAGTCAAGCGAGATGAAACGATGTTTTCCATGGGCAAAGTTAGTCCAGCCTTTCCTGATCCAATGCAACAGCCTGTTAGAGCATCTGTTTTTGCTAAACCAGAAAATAGCAGGCCTATTAGTGTGAAAGATGTGTATGAATCACTAGCTCAGCCTTCCTTGAGTTTCTCCTTGAACACTCCTTCAGATACTTCAAATTCTCTACCACCTGCTCTTGGTGGGAATGTGCTAGATAGGGAACAGAAAAAAAATCCTCCCCTCCAACAAGTGCAAAGGATGCTCAATATTTTGCCCAAGCACCCCAAAACTGGCCTCAGTATTGGGTCAGAGGTAAACAATGGAATGGTTTCTCAGACACGTGTTGCAAGAGCTCCTGCTGAAGGTCGAGGCCGTAATCAGTTACTTCCGAGATACTGGCCAAGGATTACAGATCAAGAACTGCAGCAAATATCTGGAGA CTTGAATTCCAATATCGTGCCACTATTTGAAAAGGTTTTGAGCGCCAGTGATGCTGGTCGAATTGGTCGTTTGGTGCTTCCTAAAGCATGTGCTGAA ATGTATTTTCCTTCTATCTCCCAATCTGACGGCTTACCGATACAAATCCGAGATGTAAAAGGGAAAGAGTGGACGTTCCAGTTCAGATTTTGGCCCAATAATAACAGCCGGATGTATGTATTAGAGGGTGTAACCCCTTGCATACAGAATATGCAATTACAAGCTGGTGACACTG TGACTTTTAGTCGGATAGATCCTGGGGGAAAACTTGTGATGGGCTTCCGGAAGGCATTACACTCTATTGATATGCAG GACAGCCAAACATCTTTTGTTCCTAATGGTGCTCACTCTGGAGAAACCCTCCCTGCTGGACCTAATGACAACCTGACAACA AAGCATGGAGGTGGCATGGAAGAGGAGTCGTCACACCGGCCAGTGCTGATccaagagaagaagaggacTCGAAACATTGGATGCAAAAGCAAGAGGCTGCTCATGCATAGTGAAGATGCTGTGGAACTTCAACTCACATGGGGAGAAGCACAGGAGTTGTTCCGGCCACCCCCAAGTGCCAAGCCAACCATTGTCGTGATTGAGGAACATGAATTTGAAGAATATGAT GAACCTCCAGTGTTTGGCAAGAGGACTTTCTTCACAACCCAAGTATCTGG GGAACAGGAACAATGGGCTCAGTGCGATACTTGCTCCAAATGGCGAAGGCTGCCTGTGGATGTTCTTCTCCCTCCTAAGTGGACATGTTCAGAGAATATTTGGGATTTGAGCAG GTGTTCATGTTCTGCACCTAATGAGATGAATCCAAAGGAACTGGAAAGTCTTCTCAAAGTTGGCAAGG ACTTTAAGAGGCAGAGAATGAGTCCCAAGACTGCCCCAGAAGATGAGCTGTCTGGCTTAGACGCTTTAGCCACTGCTGCAGTATTGGGGGACGATGCAGTAAATATGGGAGAGCCATCTGCAGGCGCCACTACCAGACACCCCCGACATCGCCCTGGCTGTACCTGCATCGTGTGCATTCAGCCCCCAAGCGGGAAGGGCAGGCACAAGCCCACCTGCATCTGCAACGTTTGCATGACTGTCAAACGCCGCTTCAAGACCCTCATGCTGCGCAAGAAGAAACGCCAGTCAGAACGTGAAGCTGAAATTGCTCAGGGCAGGGATCTGGCTCCTCCCAAGGATGAATATGATACAGAAATGGAGGGGGGGTTGGGACATGCACCGCTATATATTAACCAACCGGAGGATGAATCAATCCAGAATAGAGTTCCAAAGAATGTAGCAGAAACCGGCAATGGACGACTGGACTTGAACTGCCATCCTAACCGCGAAGAAGAAATGCCGGAGATCCCCTTAAAGCTGAATGAGCGGATGAATGAGGGGCCTTGTTCGCTTCCAGAAGCTGCCGGTGAGAGTGAAGGTCCCTCGCCCGACGACGAATCCCGCCTTTCAACGTTCACCGGGGAGAATGTCAACGTTCTTCCttag
- the LOC127798045 gene encoding B3 domain-containing transcription repressor VAL1 isoform X2 has protein sequence MARICMNEACRATTTPEWKRGWGLNSGGFASLCYNCGSAFEKLVYCDTFHLEESGWRECRLCGKRVHCGCIASKYLLNYLDFGGIACINCANGLETCSVRPLQIPKDGVSNGFGPLTTNNLGEAQSSSFIENRTSGIVVDKGKLMQLSKTTNAKELIHFPLAQTNDTNASIGKVKRDETMFSMGKVSPAFPDPMQQPVRASVFAKPENSRPISVKDVYESLAQPSLSFSLNTPSDTSNSLPPALGGNVLDREQKKNPPLQQVQRMLNILPKHPKTGLSIGSEVNNGMVSQTRVARAPAEGRGRNQLLPRYWPRITDQELQQISGDLNSNIVPLFEKVLSASDAGRIGRLVLPKACAEMYFPSISQSDGLPIQIRDVKGKEWTFQFRFWPNNNSRMYVLEGVTPCIQNMQLQAGDTVTFSRIDPGGKLVMGFRKALHSIDMQDSQTSFVPNGAHSGETLPAGPNDNLTTHGGGMEEESSHRPVLIQEKKRTRNIGCKSKRLLMHSEDAVELQLTWGEAQELFRPPPSAKPTIVVIEEHEFEEYDEPPVFGKRTFFTTQVSGEQEQWAQCDTCSKWRRLPVDVLLPPKWTCSENIWDLSRCSCSAPNEMNPKELESLLKVGKDFKRQRMSPKTAPEDELSGLDALATAAVLGDDAVNMGEPSAGATTRHPRHRPGCTCIVCIQPPSGKGRHKPTCICNVCMTVKRRFKTLMLRKKKRQSEREAEIAQGRDLAPPKDEYDTEMEGGLGHAPLYINQPEDESIQNRVPKNVAETGNGRLDLNCHPNREEEMPEIPLKLNERMNEGPCSLPEAAGESEGPSPDDESRLSTFTGENVNVLP, from the exons ATGGCGAGGATTTGCATGAACGAAGCATGTCGGGCGACGACGACTCCTGAATGGAAGAGAGGTTGGGGCTTGAATTCCGGTGGATTCGCTAGTCTCTGCTACAACTGCGG GTCTGCATTTGAGAAGTTGGTGTACTGTGACACATTTCATTTGGAGGAATCTGGTTGGAGAGAATGCAGATTATGTGGAAAG CGCGTCCACTGTGGATGTATTGCTTCTAAGTATTTGCTCAATTACCTGGACTTTGGGGGCATAGCATGTATAAACTGTGCAAACGGTTTGGAGACTTGCTCAGTAAGACCTCTTCAG ATACCAAAAGATGGTGTTTCTAATGGATTTGGCCCATTGACAACAAACAACCTTGGAGAAGCTCAATCCTCCTCCTTCATTGAAAATAGAACGAGTGGTATTGTTGTTGATAAAGGGAAGCTTATGCAGTTGAGCAAAACTACGAATGCAAAAGAGCTCATCCACTTCCCTCTAGCTCAAACAAATGATACTAATGCATCTATTGGAAAAGTCAAGCGAGATGAAACGATGTTTTCCATGGGCAAAGTTAGTCCAGCCTTTCCTGATCCAATGCAACAGCCTGTTAGAGCATCTGTTTTTGCTAAACCAGAAAATAGCAGGCCTATTAGTGTGAAAGATGTGTATGAATCACTAGCTCAGCCTTCCTTGAGTTTCTCCTTGAACACTCCTTCAGATACTTCAAATTCTCTACCACCTGCTCTTGGTGGGAATGTGCTAGATAGGGAACAGAAAAAAAATCCTCCCCTCCAACAAGTGCAAAGGATGCTCAATATTTTGCCCAAGCACCCCAAAACTGGCCTCAGTATTGGGTCAGAGGTAAACAATGGAATGGTTTCTCAGACACGTGTTGCAAGAGCTCCTGCTGAAGGTCGAGGCCGTAATCAGTTACTTCCGAGATACTGGCCAAGGATTACAGATCAAGAACTGCAGCAAATATCTGGAGA CTTGAATTCCAATATCGTGCCACTATTTGAAAAGGTTTTGAGCGCCAGTGATGCTGGTCGAATTGGTCGTTTGGTGCTTCCTAAAGCATGTGCTGAA ATGTATTTTCCTTCTATCTCCCAATCTGACGGCTTACCGATACAAATCCGAGATGTAAAAGGGAAAGAGTGGACGTTCCAGTTCAGATTTTGGCCCAATAATAACAGCCGGATGTATGTATTAGAGGGTGTAACCCCTTGCATACAGAATATGCAATTACAAGCTGGTGACACTG TGACTTTTAGTCGGATAGATCCTGGGGGAAAACTTGTGATGGGCTTCCGGAAGGCATTACACTCTATTGATATGCAG GACAGCCAAACATCTTTTGTTCCTAATGGTGCTCACTCTGGAGAAACCCTCCCTGCTGGACCTAATGACAACCTGACAACA CATGGAGGTGGCATGGAAGAGGAGTCGTCACACCGGCCAGTGCTGATccaagagaagaagaggacTCGAAACATTGGATGCAAAAGCAAGAGGCTGCTCATGCATAGTGAAGATGCTGTGGAACTTCAACTCACATGGGGAGAAGCACAGGAGTTGTTCCGGCCACCCCCAAGTGCCAAGCCAACCATTGTCGTGATTGAGGAACATGAATTTGAAGAATATGAT GAACCTCCAGTGTTTGGCAAGAGGACTTTCTTCACAACCCAAGTATCTGG GGAACAGGAACAATGGGCTCAGTGCGATACTTGCTCCAAATGGCGAAGGCTGCCTGTGGATGTTCTTCTCCCTCCTAAGTGGACATGTTCAGAGAATATTTGGGATTTGAGCAG GTGTTCATGTTCTGCACCTAATGAGATGAATCCAAAGGAACTGGAAAGTCTTCTCAAAGTTGGCAAGG ACTTTAAGAGGCAGAGAATGAGTCCCAAGACTGCCCCAGAAGATGAGCTGTCTGGCTTAGACGCTTTAGCCACTGCTGCAGTATTGGGGGACGATGCAGTAAATATGGGAGAGCCATCTGCAGGCGCCACTACCAGACACCCCCGACATCGCCCTGGCTGTACCTGCATCGTGTGCATTCAGCCCCCAAGCGGGAAGGGCAGGCACAAGCCCACCTGCATCTGCAACGTTTGCATGACTGTCAAACGCCGCTTCAAGACCCTCATGCTGCGCAAGAAGAAACGCCAGTCAGAACGTGAAGCTGAAATTGCTCAGGGCAGGGATCTGGCTCCTCCCAAGGATGAATATGATACAGAAATGGAGGGGGGGTTGGGACATGCACCGCTATATATTAACCAACCGGAGGATGAATCAATCCAGAATAGAGTTCCAAAGAATGTAGCAGAAACCGGCAATGGACGACTGGACTTGAACTGCCATCCTAACCGCGAAGAAGAAATGCCGGAGATCCCCTTAAAGCTGAATGAGCGGATGAATGAGGGGCCTTGTTCGCTTCCAGAAGCTGCCGGTGAGAGTGAAGGTCCCTCGCCCGACGACGAATCCCGCCTTTCAACGTTCACCGGGGAGAATGTCAACGTTCTTCCttag
- the LOC127797601 gene encoding two-component response regulator ARR17-like isoform X1, with protein sequence MASSSSSSPSTKGPDNEEKPHVLAVDDNLIDRKLIERLLTSSACKVTTAENGQRALELLGLEEGRHAINNRDSKVNLIITDYCMPGMTGFELLKKVKMLGRRSSRVHAEASPTIRCRKIEISGDGIAETY encoded by the exons ATGGCTTCTtcgtcatcatcatcaccatcgaCAAAGGGTCCGGATAATGAGGAAAAGCCACATGTTTTAGCTGTTGATGATAACTTGATCGACCGAAAACTCATCGAAAGGCTCCTCACCAGCTCTGCCTGTAAAG TGACAACAGCAGAAAATGGACAAAGGGCATTGGAACTTTTGGGCCTGGAAGAGGGGCGACATGCCATCAACAACAGG GATTCAAAGGTGAATTTGATCATCACTGACTATTGTATGCCAGGAATGACCGGGTTCGAGCTTCTTAAAAAAGTAAAG ATGCTTGGAAGGAGGAGCTCAAGAGTTCATGCTGAAGCCTCTCCAACGATCAGATGTCGTAAAATTGAGATATCAGGTGATGGAATTGCAGAAACCTACTAA
- the LOC127797601 gene encoding two-component response regulator ARR17-like isoform X2 yields MASSSSSSPSTKGPDNEEKPHVLAVDDNLIDRKLIERLLTSSACKVTTAENGQRALELLGLEEGRHAINNRDSKVNLIITDYCMPGMTGFELLKKVKESSDLKEIPVVIVSSENVPTRIKK; encoded by the exons ATGGCTTCTtcgtcatcatcatcaccatcgaCAAAGGGTCCGGATAATGAGGAAAAGCCACATGTTTTAGCTGTTGATGATAACTTGATCGACCGAAAACTCATCGAAAGGCTCCTCACCAGCTCTGCCTGTAAAG TGACAACAGCAGAAAATGGACAAAGGGCATTGGAACTTTTGGGCCTGGAAGAGGGGCGACATGCCATCAACAACAGG GATTCAAAGGTGAATTTGATCATCACTGACTATTGTATGCCAGGAATGACCGGGTTCGAGCTTCTTAAAAAAGTAAAG GAATCATCAGATCTGAAAGAGATACCAGTAGTGATAGTGTCCTCTGAGAATGTTCCCACCCGAATCAAGAAGTAA